A stretch of Lathyrus oleraceus cultivar Zhongwan6 chromosome 6, CAAS_Psat_ZW6_1.0, whole genome shotgun sequence DNA encodes these proteins:
- the LOC127095210 gene encoding uncharacterized protein LOC127095210 translates to MNPERRGTFQFKYKNVDLTSLQKLSAKITPLKLNSFFYDPSLRYFTFSDFQLAPTLEEVERIIGRNLKDHNPFPKLDEDIPPKRIASALGLKVSEVVDNWDVKGPFSGFSRKFLEDQAKKMEKEGDWESFYAVLAVLIYGIVLFPNIDHFVDHLAVRIFLSGNPVPFLLADLYYTLHDRHERKGGIVLCCAQLLHAWFRSHMPEEGPFVSKELKPFQKLASLTSSHVKWYIRDWETENVIVSIGDFPNVPLIGTKGCINYNPVLSLRQHGYPMNGPPEAKALEPFILHGVEADHPMVKKIKRSWQAVIRKGKELEPILPEDVEELNARIKELELENADLRIKLGRVSIENGNLKDDQQKKDKELEVSNKRARESEARREKFGQALYSTKSVFKSKEEELDRALLRIQKLNKTLELTLEMKREARLISEIRTRELENTIQKYQDALEREKLKTEESERVCTRLKHHLDRADARIQALEGGDQDAAYMVLLNECRYWRNLYRDIEVTKAEDVRIIQDLQGLYTEWKGKFLKLSGFASSIMRELPEKLQEADCFTLNFQHQYNTRARARQRMADQEHELERVSSELEDLRGNMGQVMEILQVIRAKLDTQTTIVSEIAGPSIEPQPARAVPTTWPTYGLPPGFTPTVEGAPGFAPPAQQTAPLPTINENHPVVHTFAPPLVRAHVQPYFEDQQHAPDFSDEDEERQEDLRGMKENYQLLEKRLRAMEGDQVFGATAKEMCLVSGLVIPAKFKTPDFNKYEGHSCPKSHLIMYYRKMAAHNNPLPAHGDVNAVEDASDVCVINNVEDVKTPLLVLHAGLVRARLIDTCHDSCEECAIQPKGCKVVQKDIQNLMDQGVLQISGPTINEEISVIEPVFNIPEPFEVTYHRRDVIHPSPVVVCMPTPFPFESTKAVPWKYDITVVDGLVDGKPGIAESKEVMENIDTDITNIAGTSRMTRSGRIYTPNFDVNPQEPARGTANVNPTPERGGAQPALLHEYVDVFAWSYQDMPGLDTDIVVHKLPLQPDCPPVKQKLRRARPDMALKICDEVKRQFDAGFLAVAKYPQWVANIVPVPKKDGKVRMCVDYRDLNKASPKDDFPLPYIDTLVDNTAKFEVFSFMDGFSGYNQIKMDPEDMEKTTFITPWGTFCYKVMPFGLKNAGATYQRAMVTLFHDMMHKEIEVYVDDMIAKSQSEEDHIDHLQKLFERLRKFRLRLNPAKCTFGVRSGKLLGFIVSQRGIEVDPDKVRAIQEMPSPRTEKEVRGFLGRLNYISRFISHMTATCEPIFKLLRKDQAVEWNSDCQMAFERIGQYLQEPPILIPPVQGRPLFMYLTVLEKSMGCVLGQHDETGRKEHAIYYLSKRFTDCETRYSLLEKTYCALAWAARRLRQYMICHTTLLISKMDPIKYIFEKPALTGRLARWQMLLSEYDIQYVSQKAIKGSVLSDYLANQPVEDYQSLKFDFPDEDIMVVKDCEIPGLDEGPEPGSRWKLMFDARLCFDCTNNIAEYEACILGIEAAIDLRIKILEVCGDSALVIYQVKGEWETRDTKLIPYRAYVMELIKYFDEITFRHIPRTENQIADALAMLASMYQVRFHNEAPLIQIERKVEPAYCQSVEEEADGKPWFHDIKCFLQNQEYPTDATTLDKKTLRKLASKFFLSNGVLYKRNHDMILLRCVDGREADLLIKEIHEGSFGTHANGHAMAKKILRAVNVLTSPWPFSMWGIDMIGAIEPKASNGHRFILVAIDYFTKWVEAASYANVTKQVVARFLKKEIICRYGIPSRIIADNGTNLNNKTMKELCESFKIEHHNSSPYRPKMNGAVEAANKNIKKILVYGMEAVLPIEVEIPSMRILMETKLEEAEWIQNRFDQLNLIDEKRLTSLCHGQLYQKRLKRAFDKKVRVREFREGDLVLKKILPIHKDSRGKWTPNYEGPYVVKKVFSGGALILTTMDDEELSHPVNSDAVKK, encoded by the exons ATGAATCCTGAAAGAAGGGGTacttttcagttcaaatacaagaacgtGGACCTTACCAGCCTACAGAAGTTGAGTGCCAAAATAACACCACTCAAACTCAATAGCTTC ttctatgatccatCTCTACGTTATTTCACATTTTCTGACTTCCAATTGGCtcctactttggaggaggttgaGAGGATCATAGGCCGGAATTTGAAGGATCACAATCCATTTCCTAAGCTTGATGAAGATATTCCTCCCAAGAGAATAGCTTCAGCTTTGGGTCTGAAAGTTTCTGAAGTCGTGGATAATTGGGATGTGAAAGGACCTTTCAGTGGTTTTTCTAGGAAGTTCTTAGAAGATCAGGCCaagaagatggaaaaagaagGAGATTGGGAATCCTTCTATGCTGTGTTAGCCGTGTTGATATATGGGATAGTcctcttcccaaatattgaccatttcGTGGACCACCTGGCGGTGAGAATTTTCCTCTCTGGTAACCCTGTACCGTTCCTCTTGGCAGATCTCTACTACACTCTCCATGATCGTCATGAGAGGAAGGGAGGAATTGTCTTATGTTGCGCGCAGTTGTTGCACGCCTGGTTTAGATCCCACATGcccgaagaaggtccttttgtcTCAAAGGAACTCAAGCCCTTCCAAAAGTTAGCTTCCCTCACTTCCAGTCATGTTAAGTGGTATATCAGAGATTGGGAAACCGAGAATGTGATTGTCAGCATTGGAGACTTCCCCAATGTGCCTttgataggaaccaagggttgcatcaactataaccccgTGCTATCTCTACGGCAGCATGGGTACCCTATGAATGGCCCTCCAGAAGCTAAAGCTCTAGAGCCTTTCATCTTACATGGTGTTGAAGCGGATCATCCAATGGTGAAAAAGATCAAGAGGTCTTGGCAAGCAGTTATCAGGAAAGGTAAGGAGTTGG agcccatattacctgaagatgtGGAGGAGCTCAATGCCCGTATCAAGGAGTTGGAGTTGGAAAATgctgatttgagaatcaagctTGGCCGAGTCTCGATAGAGAATGGGAACTTGAAGGACGATCAACAAAAGAAGGACAAAGAGCTTGAAGTCTCCAACAAAAGAGCTAGAGAGTCTGAAGCGAGGAGAGAAAAGTTTGGACAAGCACTCTATAGCACTAAATCTGTGTTCAAATCAAAGGAAGAGGAGTTGGATAGAGCTTTACTCCGGATTCAAAAACTCAACAAGACTCTGGAACTGAcccttgagatgaaaagggaagcaCGGTTGATTTCCGAGATTCGTACTCGTGAGCTGGAGAATACCATTCAGAAGTATCAGGATGCTCTAGAACGTGAGAAGCTGAAGACCGAAGAGTCAGAAAGAGTTTGCACACGGTTGAAGCATCATTTGGATCGAGCCGATGCTAGAATCCAAGCACTTGAAGGTGGGGATCAGGATGCTGCCTATATGGTGTTGCTGAATGAATGCagatattggagaaacctctatagggacatagagGTGACAAAGGCTGAAGACGTGCGCATTATCCAAGATCTCCAAGGGCTCTACACTGAGTGGAAAGGCAAATTTTTGAAGCTGTCCGGATTTGCGAGTTCCATCATGCGTGAGCTACCTGAGAAGCTGCAAGAGGCAgattg tttcacgctgaattttcaacaccaatATAATACTCGTGCCCGAGCTCGTCAAAGGATGGCAGATCAAGAGCATGAATTGGAGCGAGTGAGCTCAGAGCTCGAAGACCTGCGTGGAAACATGGGGCAGGTCATGGAGATATTACAGGTCATCAGGGCAAAGTTAGACACCCAAACAACGATTGTTTCTGAAATCGCAGGTCCAtcgattgaaccccaacctgcgaGGGCGGTACCAACAACCTGGCCAACCTATGGTTTACCTCCCGGTTTCACGCCTACAGTTGAAGGCGCCCCTGGTTTTGCACCACCTGCTCAGCAGACAGCTCCTCTACCGACCATCAATGAAAATCATCCAGTGGTTCACACGTTCGCACCTCCTCTCGTTCGTGCACACGTGCAACCCTACTTTGAGGACCAACAACACGCCCCAGACTtttcagatgaagatgaggaaaggcAGGAGGACCTAAGAGGGATGAAGGAGAACTACCAGCTGCTTGAGAAGAGATTGAGGGCTATGGAGGGcgaccaagtttttggtgctacAGCTAAGGAGATGTGCTTGGTGTCGGGTCTTGTGATTCCTGCGAAGTTCAAGACCCCAGATTTCAATAAGTATGAGGGCCACTCGTGTCCTAAGagtcaccttattatgtactatcgaaaaatggctgcGCAT aacaaccCTTTGCCAGCACATGGTGATGTCAATGCCGTCGAAGATGCTTCTGATGTGTGTGTAATCAATAATGTGGAGGATGTTAAAACCCCGTTGCTAGTACTTCATGCAGGATTGGTGAGGGCTAGATTGATTGATACCTGTCACGATAGCTGTGAAGAATGTGCCATTCAGCCGAAGGGATGTAAAGTAGTACAAAAGGATATTCagaacttgatggatcaaggcGTTTTGCAAATTTCTGGTCCAACAATTAATGAGGAAATTTCGGTCATTGAACCTGTCTTTAACATACCAGAGCCGTTTGAGGTGACTTATCACAGGAGAGACGTTATTCACCCGTCACCTGTGGTGGTATGCATGCCTACCCCATTTCCTTTTGAAAGTACCAAGGCGGTACCCTGGAAGTACGACATAACAGTGGTGGATGGGTTGGTAGATGGAAAACCCGGAATTGCTGAAAGTAAGGAAGTGATGGAGAATATTGACACTGACATCACCAATATCGCAGGAACAAGCAGAatgacccgcagtggtcggatttatactcccaatTTTGATGTGAACCCTCAAGAGCCAGCAAGGGGAACTGCAAATGTAAATCCTACCCCAGAACGTGGAGGGGCACAGCCGGCT ttgctacatgaatatgtagatgtatttgcttggtcatatcaggatatgccaggtttagatactgacaTTGTTGTCCACAAGTTACCATTACAGCCAGATTGtccgccagtgaagcagaagctccgaagagcaagacccgacatggctctaaagatttgtgacgaggtgaaacgtcaatttgatgccggttttctagcagttgcaaagtaccctcaatgggtagccaacattgtgccagtacccaaaaaggatggcaaggtcaggatgtgtgttgattatagggatttaaacaaagctagtccaaaggacgacTTCCCCCTGCCAtatattgacactctggtagacaacactgctaagtttgaagtcttctcctttatggatggattctcgggttacaatcaaattaagatggatccagaagacatggaaaagaccacattcatcaccccttggggaacattttgctacaaggtaatgccattcggtctcaaaaatgctggggcaacttaccaaagagcaatggtcactcttttccatgatatgatgcataaggaaattgaggtttatgtggatgatatgattgcaaaatctcAAAGTGAGGAGGATCACATAGACCACTTGCAAAAGCTATTTGAGCGTCTTCGGAAATTTCGACTACGTCTaaatcctgctaaatgcacctttggtgtccgatctggaaagttgcttggtttcattgttagtcaacgaggaattgaggtagatccagacaaggttagagcaatacaagaaatgccttCTCCGcgtacagagaaagaagttagaggattcctgggacgtttgaactacatctctaggtttatatctcacatgactgccacatgtgagcctatcttcaaattgcttcgaaaagatcaagcagttgaatggaattctgactgccaaatggcttttgagagaatcggacaatacctgcaagagccccctattctaattccacctgttcaggggagaccactctttatgtacttaactgtgcttgaaaagtcaatgggatgtgtgttgggacaacatgacgaaactggtcgaaaggaacatgctatctactatctaagtaagagatttaccgattgtgaaacccgatattcactcttggagaaaacctattgtgctttagcatgggccgctcgtcgtctaagacaatacatgatttgccacactactttgttgatctccaaaatggatccaataaagtacatctttgaaaagcctgctttgactggaagactcgcccgttggcagatgttactatctgagtatgacatccaatatgtatctcagaaagccattaaagggagtgtgttgtctgattacctggcaaaccagcccgttgaagattaccagtcgttgaagtttgacttcccggatgaagacattatggtagtgaaagactgtgaaatcccaggacttgatgaaggacctgaacccggatctcggtggaagctcatgtttgatg caaggttgtgttttgattgcacgaacaatatagcagaatatgaggcgtgcatcctaggcattgaagcagccattgatctccgaatcaaaatccttgaagtatgtggagattcagccttggtgatataccaagtcaaaggcgaatgggaaacccgtgacaccaagttgatcccatatcgtgcctatgtcatggaattaataaaatactttgacgaaatcactttccgtcatatcccgagaactgagaatcaaattgctgacgctttggctatgttggcttcaatgtaccaggtcagattccataatgaagcacctctcattcaaatcgagcggaaagttgagcctgcctactgccagtcagttgaagaggaagccgatggtaaaccctggtttcacgacatcaagtgctttttgcaaaatcaagaatatccaacagatgccacaacccttgacaagaaaacattgaggaagttagcatctaaattcttcttaagcaatggtgtgttgtacaagagaaatcacgacatgattctgctcagatgcgtggatggacgtgaagcagacctgttgatcaaggagattcatgaaggatcctttggaactcacgccaatgggcatgccatggccaagaagattttgagagctg taaatgttttgacgtcaccttggcctttctcaatgtggggcatcgacatgattggcgccatcgagcctaaagcttccaatggtcaccgcttcatcctggttgccattgattactttaccaaatgggtggaagccgcctcttatgctaatgtgacaaaacaagtggttgcacggtttctcaagaaagagatcatttgccgttatggaattccaagccggatcatcgcagataatgggacgaatctgaacaataagaccatgaaggaattatgcgagagcttcaagattgagcaccataactcttcaccatatcgtccaaagatgaatggcgctgttgaagccgctaacaaaaacatcaagaagat tttggtatatgggatggaagcagttctcccaattgaggtagagataccttcaatgagaatcttgatggaaaccaagctagaagaggctgagtggattcaaaatagatttgatcagttgaacctcatagatgagaagcgattgacttctttgtgccatggacaattataccagaaacggcttaaaagagcttttgacaagaaagtacgtgttcgggaattcagagaaggagacctcgtacttaagaagatcttgccaatacacaaggattcacgtgggaagtggactcccaattatgaaggcccatatgttgtaaagaaagttttctccggaggtgccttgattctcacaactatggacGATGAGGAactctcacaccccgtgaactctgatgcagttaaaaaa